One segment of Pseudomonas asgharzadehiana DNA contains the following:
- the pqqA gene encoding pyrroloquinoline quinone precursor peptide PqqA has protein sequence MTWSKPAYTDLRIGFEVTMYFASR, from the coding sequence ATGACTTGGTCCAAACCTGCTTACACTGATCTGCGCATCGGCTTCGAAGTCACCATGTACTTCGCCAGCCGTTAA